The Cellulomonas shaoxiangyii sequence GGCCGGTGGCTTCCTGCTCGCCGCGAACGCGGCCACGACGGGGTCGGTGCTCGAGGTCCTGCTGTGGGCGGGCGCCGCGGCGAACGGGTTCGTCGGGGCGTTCAACCTCGTGCCCGGCCTGCCGCTGGACGGCGGCCGCATCCTCGAGGCGGCCGTGTGGGCGCTCACGCGCGACCGTCACCGCGGCGCGGTCGTCGCCGGCTGGACCGGTCGTCTCGTCGCGGTCGGCGTGCTCGTCGTCGCCCTCGCGGTGCCGTTCCTGGAGGGCCGGCCGCCGAGCCTCGTCACGGTCGCGTGGTCCGCGCTCCTCGGTGCCTTCCTGTGGTCGGGCGCGTCCGCGGCCGTGCGGGGCGGCCGCACCGGACGCGCGGTCGACGCGCTGACGCTGGGGGCCGTCGGACGCCCCGCCGTGGCGGTCCCCGCGACCGCCTCGCTCGCGGACGCACGCGCCGCGGCCCGGGAGGCGGGGGTCGAGGAGGTCGTCGTCACGGCGCCCGACGGCCGGCCCGCCGCGTACGTCGACCGCGAGGCCGCGGGCCGCGTGCCCGACGCGCTGGCCGGCACCACGACCGTCGCAGCGGTGGCCACGCCGCTGCCCGTCGGCGCGCTCGTCGACGGCACGCTCGCCGGCGAGCCGCTGCTCGCCGCGCTGGGCGCCGCGACGGCGCACGCACCGGTCGTCGCGGCGGTCGTGGACGGGCGCGTCGTCGCGCTCGTGCGCACCGTGGACGTGCTGGCGGCCCTCCGCGTGTGACGTGCACCCCCGGCCGTGCGCGGGGACGTCGCCGCCGCTGCGGCCGCCCGCCGCCGCGTCGGGCCGGGCAGGCACCGGCGCCTAGACTCGCGCCCCGTGACACACGACGACGCGCCCGTGCCCGCCCCGACCGGGGCCGCCCAGCGCCGCGGACCGTTCCGCACCGGTGAGCGCGTCCAGCTCACCGACCCGCGCGGCC is a genomic window containing:
- a CDS encoding site-2 protease family protein is translated as MSTPRPARPSGWVLGHVAGAPVVLAPSWLLAVLVLTLLFAPSVQASTGLPPAATYAVAGVFVVLLFGSVLVHELAHGLVARARGQQPHAFVLTLMGGHTTFGGLAPTPATAALVAAVGPVANLVLAGGFLLAANAATTGSVLEVLLWAGAAANGFVGAFNLVPGLPLDGGRILEAAVWALTRDRHRGAVVAGWTGRLVAVGVLVVALAVPFLEGRPPSLVTVAWSALLGAFLWSGASAAVRGGRTGRAVDALTLGAVGRPAVAVPATASLADARAAAREAGVEEVVVTAPDGRPAAYVDREAAGRVPDALAGTTTVAAVATPLPVGALVDGTLAGEPLLAALGAATAHAPVVAAVVDGRVVALVRTVDVLAALRV